One window of Etheostoma spectabile isolate EspeVRDwgs_2016 chromosome 6, UIUC_Espe_1.0, whole genome shotgun sequence genomic DNA carries:
- the gask1a gene encoding uncharacterized protein gask1a, translated as MAWQVWSKLCCGQKWLLLLFPLFLLFLTISVMTMTLPLALPHTDADWPSSQALSSAGGFRPGLRVMETLTHRAWTSSTGKETSKDSVPPKPSGDTAGVNKKRFKERSHTELRRNQPKNKGIASKRKEMVGAIQLSTSHQPGRLPRFTVNRTGTKHRIKPSNHSAVVKHATQTFIYLERSRSSSASFPATAESLKSGRQAADRQEDRHTNTQIHGSHTSARLAVEKHRQATKHSEKSDRVGIEHKAVKKPSRDLKNRPNLSEEPSEAERNPGSLERKKALSRAKAAVETEDGGWCHSFREQDFPDTDHRRIRISLDLQSLPWLSEDDIQKMELLAGGEVLSKARVPAHGQVFQVELDSPAPQQQPSGQRGGPERAAGRRHPESLAERCQQGHCSLIKRPDDWYEVLAFHLDRVLGLNRSLPAVLRTFHSPVLPYRYTRGTPRPVVWWDPDIQHLADTNNDQNSVALSWAQYQKLLQVHCGTEAELRSAPCVGVHHSEWGRLALFDFLLQVNDRLDRYCCGFSPEPTELCVENQLHAKCGSTKDLLLVHILVRKADPSRLVFIDNAGRPQQSTNNLNFLLVEGIDEFPERAVSVLQSGCLHSLLLRSLYTDREFWDSRGGASGLRPLIHTVERRGQILLQHIRDRKLQLNRDL; from the exons GCCTGGCAAGTGTGGTCAAAGCTGTGCTGTGGTCAGAAatggctgctcctcctcttcccactcttcctcctcttcctcaccatCTCTGTGATGACCATGACTCTGCCCCTTGCTCTTCCGCACACTGACGCTGACTGGCCGTCGTCACAAGCCCTGAGCTCGGCTGGGGGGTTCAGACCTGGGCTCAGAGTCATGGAGACCCTCACTCACAGGGCCTGGACATCCAGCACTGGAAAAGAGACATCTAAAGATTCAGTGCCACCAAAACCTTCTGGGGACACTGCTGGCGTTAACAAAAAACGCTTCAAAGAGAGAAGTCACACAGAATTACGCAGAAACCAACCCAAAAACAAAGGCATTGCTTCCAAGAGAAAAGAGATGGTAGGCGCCATCCAGCTTTCAACCAGTCATCAGCCTGGCCGTCTCCCACGATTTACAGTCAACAGAACAGGGACAAAGCATAGAATTAAGCCCAGCAACCACAGTGCTGTGGTGAAGCATGCAACACAGACCTTTATTTATCTTGAAAGGAGCAGATCCAGCTCTGCAAGTTTCCCTGCTACAGCAGAGAGCCTGAAGAGTGGCAGACaagctgcagacagacaggaggacagacacacaaacacacaaatacatggcAGCCATACAAGTGCACGGCTAGCTgtggaaaaacacagacaagcaACAAAGCACTCAGAGAAATCTGACAGAGTGGGTATAGAGCACAAGGCTGTGAAAAAGCCCTCCAGGGATCTGAAAAACCGCCCTAATCTCTCCGAGGAGCCCTCTGAAGCTGAGAGGAACCCTGGGTCATTGGAGCGTAAGAAGGCTTTGTCCAGAGCCAAGGCCGCCGTGGAGACAGAGGACGGTGGCTGGTGTCACAGCTTTAGAGAGCAAGACTTCCCAGACACTGACCACAGAAGGATCAGGATTAGTCTAGATCTGCAGTCTCTCCCCTGGCTTAGCGAGGATGACATCCAGAAGATGGAGCTCCTGGCTGGAGGAGAGGTGCTCAGTAAGGCCAGGGTGCCTGCGCACGGACAGGTGTTCCAGGTGGAGCTGGATTCTCCAGCACCGCAGCAG CAGCCATCAGGGCAGAGGGGTGGCCCTGAGCGTGCAGCTGGCCGCAGACATCCAGAAAGCCTGGCCGAGCGATGCCAGCAGGGCCACTGCTCCCTGATCAAACGCCCTGACGACTGGTACGAGGTGTTAGCCTTCCACCTGGACAGGGTGCTGGGGCTCAACAGAAGTCTCCCTGCAGTGCTCCGAACCTTCCACAGCCCTGTTTTACCGTACCGATACACCAGGGGCACACCCCGGCCTGTAGTGTGGTGGGATCCAGATATTCAGCACCTCGCTGACACAAACAACGACCAGAACTCGGTGGCACTCAGCTGGGCCCAGTACCAGAAGCTGCTGCAGGTCCACTGTGGGACGGAGGCAGAGCTGAGGTCAGCGCCCTGCGTGGGAGTTCATCACTCAGAGTGGGGCAGACTGGCTCTTTTCGACTTCTTATTACAG GTTAACGACCGGCTTGACAGGTACTGCTGTGGTTTCAGCCCAGAGCCCACTGAGCTGTGTGTGGAGAACCAACTGCACGCCAAGTGTGGCAGCACCAAGGACCTGCTGCTGGTCCACATCCTG GTGAGGAAGGCAGACCCCTCCAGACTGGTGTTCATAGACAACGCAGGCAGACCGCAGCAGTCCACCAACAACCTCAACTTCCTGCTGGTGGAGGGCATCGATGA GTTTCCAGAGAGAGCCGTGTCAGTGCTCCAGTCAGGCTGTCTGCACAGTCTCCTTCTACGCTCCCTTTACACAGACAGAGAATTCTGGGACAGTCGAGGCGGGGCCAGCGGTCTCAGGCCTCTCATCCACACTGTGGAGCGCAGAGGCCAGATTCTCCTCCAGCACATCAGAGATAGGAAGCTGCAGCTCAACAGGGACCTGTGA